In Mytilus edulis chromosome 3, xbMytEdul2.2, whole genome shotgun sequence, the genomic window attttaataattcaatagtgtgaattttatttaatttaaaattttaaatgttttaaagatatatatcatCGTCTTATAGGTTTTATAAACATGTGTACAACGTATAGAACTGTCTAAAATTAGATGcaaaatataaatgaacatgTTGTCCACATTATTTCAGGACTCATTTATATAGTTGACAGTAGCGATAAAGAGAGACTTTCGGAAGCTAAAGATGAACTTGATGGAATTCTCAACAGTGATGAAATGAGAGGTGTTCCAGTTGTAGTCATGGCAAATAAACAAGATTTACCTCGTAAGTTTTTTTGTCTTCATATTTTAGCATTGTGAGTGATTTCCATGTCCCATATCAAATTACCTTTGTCGGCTATCTTTTTCAGCAAGGTTGTAAATGAAAACATTAGTACTTTTATAGATGCATTCCTTTTTTTATAAATGGATCATAATATTTgtaattactagaacacacccgtgatatcacgggtccgtgactgaattaaagtatataactatgcgcaagccttattttagtattagtattgtcatttgataaagtcatgtcgattataagatacacagtttttctctgctttcaagtctttctgtttgaacccgttgaactggaacttatcagttattggtaatattaattatttggaaaacaaaaggtcctggaatggagtattttttaatcaacatcattgtcctatataagttataaataaagttgaattctttgctttgctgttttacgtcatgcccactaacaaattgaaaactgtacctatacatgctatacgccttattttagtccagatttttagtattcgtattgttatcttagaaagtcttactgattaaaatactacaataggtaacaatttgacaatttagtagtgtcaaccctgtggttatgacccgtgtatatagcatattagtcctgaatacaacgtttggtggtgcgcctgtcagatgcggaacgtacatataaggtaataggtaacaggttaatatactattggtatcggtagcggactcgacccggaacttcttaattattggcaatattaattacgtggaaaacaaaagggcctagagtggtgtaatttttaatctacacctttgtactatattagttatatataaagttgaattctgtgattcgtcgtttttacgtgatgacggcagacaaattggacctcgtaattttagtattatagatattaaaTGAGAAAGGCGAAATTACCAAATGGATTTTCAAACTCATAcgtcaaaaaacacaaaaaaatgacatggcaaaaaaacgaaaaacgtcGAAAAGACAATCAGCactacacaaaacaaaacattggaAACTAAAGACTGAAAACAGATGAACCCCTCCAAAACCCTCGTGTGTGTTACTTTTAATgcaattttaaaaacaatgtatTGGAATTTAAAATTagtctcttttctttatataagaaaatgtcataaacaaaacTAAAATTCATATTTCAACTACCCTTTGATGATTTACAGGATCTATGAGTCCATCAGAAGTGGCAGATGGTCTTGGTTTACCGAAAATGACTGGCAGAAAATGGTACATTCATGGAGCATGCGCAAAAACAGGCGAAGGAATCTTTGAGAGCATGAAGGAAATGGCAGACTTAGTGAAAACTAACAAAAAGTGCTGACCATTCCCATCTTTAAACCTAAGATACCTGAATTTGAGATAGCGAAGGAAGTCGGGGATATCCCGATAACCATTTCTTCGTGCAACCAGAGTGATTTGGTAACAGGGATTTAACAAAAACACCGAAGATCTTAGTGTTGAAATGTATATAATGGGACTGTACAGTATGTTAATCCATTGTAGGACTATATTGTCAATGTAGTTCTGCCATAATCAAATCGAGAAAGAAgaatcattgttttgtaaatcatTGTGATATGTATAGTGTCTACGTTTTGTTGTTCTGTTTACATGTTAATAATAAATAAGGAAACTACTGCAAATACATTTGTCCACCATGACCACCTCCAAAGTCCAAATGCAACAAAGCTATTTTTCttcattcagttttttttttaaataatatcagtGATAAGAGGgcaattttaaattcatttttttatgaaaaaaagacTAAGCAATAATTTGCTTTTTATCTCGTTTATATATCTTTAATCAGGTTTGGTTCAACAAATATTCCATTCTATTTATATTCTCTAAGAGAAATAAAGTATTAATAATTCTTGCTTCATATCCATTTCATACTGTatgttaaaacaataaacagTCTGTTTTGATTACTGCCGACTAACATTTATTCGGTAAATAAAAGGGAAACAACTCCTCTGAATAGAGATCAATGATCAGACCAAAGCTGGTTTAATTCTTTCGTATATTTTTGATCTAAAAAAGAACACGGAGTCAGCTTTGATTTGTACCTTTTATTTCTTTTACCGATTATTTTTTTGAACTATATATATGTTCGGTCTTGGCTATTATTGGAAATAAGAGTATCCCGACGTTGGAAGTACCAGgttatttttatatgttggttAATTCACACAAAGAAGATTATTTTGCTTATACCAGGGccggatccagtcatttttaaaaggggttccAAACCCAGGCTAaaaaccatatgtccccattgaAATGCAATGCTAGTCCAAAAAGGTGGTTTCCAACCCCTGGATTCCCAACCCCTTGGGTCCGACACTGATTGTTCTTATCAATAATTtaacaaaactaaacaaaaacaatttagtCAACAATTAATATGATGGATAAAATCGTAATgcattataaatatttcaataaattaaaaattgcatGATTACCTGAATTCAGCAGAAGGATATAATCCGTGGTCTTTTAGTATGTAGTCGCCACTGtcttgatagatataggaagatgtgatacgagtgccaatgagacaattctccatccaagtcacaatttataaaaagtaaaccattataggtcaaggtacggtctacAAAACGGAGCCTTGATGTATTTAATTATGTACAactagtaaaaaaatataaaccacTGTACTAACCACTTACAGAGGACTGTTGTGTGACTGTTAATGAATGTATTGTGAttctgaatatatatttatatctattagaTATATTGGAATACCAATTATGAATCTATGGATGGCATTTGCTGTACATGTCCCGATGAGAGTAAAACATCCATACTTTATGTGCTTGAACGTGAACAACAACAATCAAATTGCAAGAACCTTAACAGGGTTGAGACTAGATTTGTCAATAAAGTAAGTATACCAGTGGGTTGACCGTCATACAAttccaaaaacaaatatataaattgtcAAAGACAAGAAATAAAGCAAGAGGAACAATTGTGTATATGAGGAATAAAATGTAATAGTAGAATTTGTAATGTAGGCATTTTAATCGTTTTTCAAAAACGTCtttctttgttaatttttcagtttttgacaTACTGGTTCCTGTTTCGTGAAATCGGCataattaaacattttaagtaaCTATTCAAGAATAGTAAGTTGACAAGAAAAAACTAAAATCATTGCGCGTGTCCTAGATCCTAGTGTTATTTGTAAATCTATGACAATTTCAAGAAAAAGATATATGATGTACAAGTACCCATCCACGTCCACTGTGTttttgtttggtgtatttctgttTGTATTCATCTAACGAGTtaaactcattgttgaaggccgtacggtgacctatagttgttaatttctatgtcatttgatctcaTGTGTGtgaagggttgtctcattggcaatcatttcacATCTGTTTTTTGTGACGGGTTCTTGTCTCTGTCGTTTCATTTATTTCAAGCTCATCGATGTATATGGCATACAAGTTCTCACGGATAAGAAAATTTGTGTAATTAGGCATTTTCAATGCACTTTATAGTGACTTTGTTAGATGTTTATCTTCTTGTCTTTTAAAATTCTTGGTGTATATATTTGGTTTCTTTTAAATACTTAATTACACTAAGAAAGCTACATCGATGAATTTTTAAATGTGTCATTGAACTATACAAAATATTGGTAAAGAAGTGTATTTTTACTTTGCTGGATATGTCGATGAAATTATCAAAATGCAACAACAAATGGAGAGATTGAAAGATTAATGTTCAGTCATACAGTTTGTATTCCAATGGATACTGTTTGTGCGCCTCTGCTTATACTATGGATACGATGCCAGGGGTggataaaaacaacaaatccaATACAAACAGGAAACACCCTGGccaacgaaaagacaaacaaccgtTCACAAACAGAAGCCTAAAGACAAGACAACACTAAagttaacattaaaataaaagaaataaagtttttaaagaGCCTTTCAGTATCGTTCATCTGACAATGGTCATTATTGTACATTAAAGACTTTCATATTAGTCATAACAAAAGCATCTTATAGTGATCGTCTAGTGCTAATAATTTTTTATGCTTACTGTACCTCTCTGTCATAAATTTTGCcaaaaacgataaaaaaatcaTCATCTTTAGGCATTATCTACTTATGGGGTGATCCAATGATTTTGTCGTATTTGAATTTTAGAAGATCATATATTGATTACAGTTTTGGCTGTCTATATAGTTTCCACTCTCTATCTTTCATTTATAGTTTTCGAGATTACtgtcaaaattatgaaaaatagttAAACTTTGTCATTCAAGATAATGACTCCTCTAAGAAGACAACAATTGTTTCAGTTATAAGgcatttttgtagattttgtaaTGCTAGTAATTTTTTAGATTTAGTTTCTAACTTTCAAGTATAGTTAAAgagatatttgtaataaaaaaacatcTTCTAATTGTTTTTGTTCCTTATGCATTTTTGTATAGATACTGTACTGCTGATTATTTTTACTCTTGTTTACCCTCAAACACATGGAAATTCGCGAAAAATCGTTATTTAAGGGTAATTCATCTTCATTTGgcttaaggcagcaaccatttgattttctggggggagggggtggggtggggtggtggctatggttttttttgcaaaaaaaagtttgtttccagtttttggagaaaaaaataatttgtttttgattctgagaaaaaaaaattgtttgtttcaccctcagctgccactatatgtaatgctaaaattgaaagaaaaaaattgttttcgacttgtcatgtaaaaaatagatttttttagacaaaaaaaatttgtcaagaaaaaaaaaccatagccccccccccccccccccccc contains:
- the LOC139517265 gene encoding uncharacterized protein isoform X3, translated to MGLWLSNLYEVFSEFSGSTPARILMLGLDAAGKTTILYKIKLNESVHTIPTIGFNVETVSPVKGVSFTVWDVGGQEKIRRLWRHYYQNAEGLIYIVDSSDKERLSEAKDELDGILNSDEMRGVPVVVMANKQDLPRSMSPSEVADGLGLPKMTGRKWYIHGACAKTGEGIFESMKEMADLVKTNKKC
- the LOC139517265 gene encoding uncharacterized protein isoform X2, with product MGLWLSKLYDVFSEFSGSTPARILMLGLDAAGKTTILYKIKLNESVHTIPTIGFNVETVSPVKGVSFTVWDVGGQEKIRRLWRHYYQNAEGLIYIVDSSDKERLSEAKDELDGILNSDEMRGVPVVVMANKQDLPRSMSPSEVADGLGLPKMTGRKWYIHGACAKTGEGIFESMKEMADLVKTNKKC